The Paenibacillus sp. RUD330 genome has a segment encoding these proteins:
- a CDS encoding sugar phosphate isomerase/epimerase family protein, whose amino-acid sequence MKLGLSTYSLYQALRAGEMTVLDVIDFTAEHGGEHVEIVPLGYELTGNPELVGQIVERAAQRGIAVSNYAIGANFQGLSEENYRAEIQRVKEQVDIAAALGARFMRHDVASDTDLSIANFNRSLDKLAAACREIADYAAGFGITTSVENHGYFIQHSDRVQALVTAVDRPNFRTTLDVGNFMCADENSVAAVKANLPIASVVHFKDFYLRPSYRNPGEGWFRTAGGSHLRGAVIGNGDIDMPEVVRIVKSSGYDGYVSVEFEGLEDCRLGARAGLANLRRLWEEA is encoded by the coding sequence ATGAAGCTCGGACTCAGCACCTACAGCCTATACCAGGCGCTCAGAGCGGGAGAGATGACCGTCCTCGACGTCATCGACTTCACTGCGGAGCATGGCGGCGAGCATGTGGAGATCGTTCCTCTCGGCTATGAGCTTACGGGCAACCCCGAGCTCGTCGGCCAGATCGTGGAGCGGGCAGCTCAGCGCGGAATCGCTGTCTCCAACTATGCCATCGGAGCTAACTTCCAGGGCCTGTCGGAGGAGAACTACCGTGCCGAGATCCAGCGGGTCAAGGAGCAGGTCGACATCGCCGCCGCGCTCGGCGCGCGCTTCATGCGGCATGACGTGGCCAGCGACACCGATCTGTCGATCGCCAACTTCAACCGTTCCTTGGATAAGCTCGCTGCGGCCTGCCGCGAAATCGCCGATTACGCCGCAGGCTTCGGCATCACGACAAGCGTGGAGAACCATGGCTACTTCATCCAGCACAGCGACCGCGTCCAGGCGCTCGTCACAGCGGTGGACCGTCCCAACTTCCGCACGACGCTCGATGTGGGCAACTTCATGTGCGCCGACGAGAACTCCGTCGCGGCCGTGAAGGCCAATCTTCCTATCGCCTCCGTCGTCCACTTCAAGGACTTCTACCTGCGTCCCTCCTACCGCAATCCAGGCGAGGGCTGGTTCCGCACGGCCGGCGGCAGCCACCTGCGCGGCGCGGTAATCGGCAACGGCGATATCGACATGCCGGAGGTCGTCCGCATCGTCAAGTCGTCCGGTTACGACGGGTACGTATCCGTCGAGTTCGAGGGCCTCGAGGATTGCCGCCTCGGCGCCAGAGCCGGGCTCGCCAACCTGCGCCGCCTGTGGGAAGAAGCCTGA
- a CDS encoding Gfo/Idh/MocA family oxidoreductase: MSIRIGVIGTGSISEFHLQSYAANKNSEVYAICDMNRERAQSVADKYGASKVYADYRELLADPDVDAVSICTWNNTHAEISIAALDAGKHVLVEKPLCRTVEEAHQIQDAVKRSGKQLMVGFVRRYDPNALMLHSFVENGEFGDLYFAKASYIRRMGNPGGWFSDKSRSGGGPVIDIGVHVIDLCWYLMGRPKVKSVSANEYKHLGNRANIKHLSRYQAADYNAELNDVEDMANALIRFENGASLLVDVSFSLHTVKDEGIVKLFGTKGGFEIDPEVVMVTEKNDIILNTYPQTDSKGMQIGRAFQSEIDHFVDCAASGKEPISPVEDGVEIMKILSAIYESAAQGREVTFP; encoded by the coding sequence ATGAGTATCCGAATCGGCGTCATCGGAACCGGATCCATCTCCGAGTTCCACCTGCAGTCTTATGCGGCCAACAAAAACAGCGAGGTCTACGCCATCTGCGACATGAATCGGGAAAGAGCCCAATCCGTCGCGGACAAATACGGCGCCTCCAAGGTATATGCGGATTACCGCGAGCTGCTCGCGGATCCGGACGTGGACGCGGTCAGCATCTGCACGTGGAACAATACCCACGCGGAGATCAGCATCGCCGCGCTGGACGCCGGCAAGCATGTCCTCGTGGAGAAGCCTCTGTGCCGCACCGTCGAAGAGGCTCATCAGATTCAGGATGCGGTGAAGCGCTCCGGCAAGCAGCTGATGGTCGGCTTCGTCCGCCGCTACGATCCCAACGCCCTGATGCTCCATTCGTTCGTGGAGAACGGCGAGTTCGGCGACCTGTACTTCGCCAAAGCTTCGTATATCCGCCGCATGGGCAATCCCGGCGGCTGGTTCTCCGACAAGTCCCGCTCCGGCGGCGGACCTGTCATCGATATCGGCGTGCATGTCATCGACCTGTGCTGGTATCTGATGGGCCGTCCCAAGGTCAAGTCGGTCAGCGCCAACGAATACAAGCATCTGGGCAACCGCGCCAACATCAAGCATCTGTCCCGTTATCAGGCCGCGGACTACAACGCCGAGCTCAACGATGTCGAGGATATGGCCAACGCGCTCATCCGATTCGAGAACGGCGCCTCCCTGCTCGTCGACGTCAGCTTCTCCCTGCATACGGTCAAGGATGAGGGCATCGTCAAGCTGTTCGGCACGAAGGGCGGCTTCGAGATCGATCCCGAGGTCGTCATGGTCACGGAGAAGAACGACATCATCCTCAATACCTACCCGCAGACGGACAGCAAGGGCATGCAGATAGGCCGCGCCTTCCAGAGCGAGATCGACCATTTCGTCGACTGCGCGGCGAGCGGCAAGGAGCCGATCAGCCCGGTCGAGGACGGCGTCGAGATCATGAAAATACTGAGCGCGATCTATGAGTCGGCCGCCCAAGGACGCGAGGTGACGTTCCCATGA
- a CDS encoding AraC family transcriptional regulator: MERPLSLLEEMSMPDPNFPVKLCTSRFAGRGRILFEAHWHNHMELLYIREGHAVVECNYASYEAGPGDLIAVNSNDIHMGILLSDEIEYDCLIADLGLLQSLSPDAAETKYITPIVQNRILFRNVIRGDGQLNDCMEQLQGEFAWRQPGFELSVKSLLYRLLTLLLRGYVEVRLTEPESRARLRNLERFRPIFHHIETHYTEELTVDSLAGLASLSRFHFSRLFRQLTGRTVTDYVNRIRINKSEDLLRNTEKTIAEIAMAAGYNDLSYFSRTFRRYRGLAPSEVRVQR; the protein is encoded by the coding sequence ATGGAACGCCCACTGTCGCTACTGGAGGAAATGAGCATGCCCGACCCGAACTTCCCGGTCAAGCTGTGCACCTCGCGCTTCGCGGGACGCGGCCGGATTCTGTTCGAGGCTCATTGGCACAATCATATGGAGCTTCTCTACATCCGTGAGGGGCATGCGGTCGTGGAATGCAACTACGCTTCCTACGAAGCCGGACCCGGCGACCTGATCGCGGTGAACAGCAACGATATCCATATGGGCATCCTGCTGTCGGACGAGATCGAATACGACTGCCTCATCGCCGATCTGGGCTTGCTGCAGAGCCTGTCTCCGGACGCGGCCGAAACCAAATACATCACGCCGATCGTTCAGAACCGAATCCTGTTCCGCAACGTCATCCGCGGAGACGGGCAGCTGAACGACTGCATGGAGCAGCTGCAGGGCGAGTTCGCCTGGCGCCAGCCCGGCTTCGAGCTGTCGGTGAAATCGCTGCTGTACCGGCTCCTGACGCTGCTGCTGCGGGGTTATGTCGAGGTCAGGCTGACCGAGCCGGAGTCGCGCGCGCGGCTGCGCAACCTGGAGCGGTTCCGGCCGATCTTCCATCATATCGAGACGCATTATACGGAGGAGCTGACGGTGGATTCGCTGGCGGGGCTCGCTTCGCTCAGCCGCTTCCACTTCAGCCGGCTGTTCCGCCAGCTGACGGGGCGCACGGTGACCGACTACGTCAACCGGATCCGGATCAACAAGTCCGAGGATCTGCTCCGCAATACGGAGAAGACGATCGCCGAGATCGCGATGGCGGCGGGCTACAACGACCTCAGCTATTTCAGCCGCACATTCCGCCGCTATCGGGGGCTGGCGCCGTCCGAGGTCCGGGTGCAGCGGTAG
- a CDS encoding AIM24 family protein yields MIVTAPPPHGHVRIELEEADKLQVLHPKAIIAFRGPAGAREDRFMDVAGVYRKRKWIRSRIQGPSEFLLGLPPGCGLEAVALPEDSDLLFDFRHIVFYSDGMAMKTRIHKLKTAWITRELTRMRFTGPGTLGILTAGGLASMKLSEEQPLYVDTASLVAFPESARVKLAVYGNPLATQHMNVQWELRGRGSVLVQTGSLDPGLIEPLQRDGFLRRTLRELLPFGGVYIK; encoded by the coding sequence ATGATCGTGACCGCCCCGCCGCCACACGGGCATGTGCGGATCGAGCTTGAAGAAGCCGACAAGCTGCAGGTGCTGCACCCGAAGGCCATCATCGCGTTCCGCGGCCCGGCCGGTGCGCGCGAGGACCGATTCATGGATGTCGCCGGCGTCTACCGCAAGCGCAAATGGATCCGCTCCCGGATCCAGGGACCGAGCGAGTTCCTGCTCGGCCTGCCGCCCGGCTGCGGCCTGGAAGCGGTGGCGCTGCCCGAGGACAGCGACCTGCTGTTCGACTTCCGCCATATCGTCTTCTACAGCGACGGCATGGCGATGAAGACGCGCATCCACAAGCTCAAGACCGCTTGGATCACGCGGGAGCTGACCCGGATGCGCTTCACCGGCCCCGGCACGCTCGGCATCCTTACCGCGGGCGGCCTTGCCTCCATGAAGCTGTCCGAGGAGCAGCCGCTCTACGTCGATACCGCCTCGCTCGTCGCTTTCCCGGAGTCGGCGCGGGTCAAGCTCGCCGTCTACGGCAATCCGCTGGCTACCCAGCATATGAACGTGCAGTGGGAGCTGCGGGGCCGCGGCTCCGTGCTGGTGCAGACCGGATCGCTGGATCCGGGGCTTATCGAGCCTCTGCAGCGGGACGGCTTCCTGCGGAGGACGCTGCGGGAGCTGCTGCCGTTCGGAGGCGTCTACATCAAATAA
- a CDS encoding lactonase family protein encodes MAEASTTYTLYIGSYGEAQDPTVHACRLDGVTGELSVFQKLAGIEQASFLAVHPAGNMLYAASETGETRGQPGGSVHALAIDPQSGELEVLGDQLTHGEHPCHVSLSLDRQSLYVSNYSGGNAAVFPLEADGQLSEPASALISGEGELGPAADRQEKPHIHSAGPVPGTPFVYICDLGTDSVYMYRQSADGRSLLKTGTARLEPGTGPRHAAIPAGLPYVYVAGELDSYVNVLRMDKETGALEIVQRISGLPEEFDGTSWAADIHLSPDGRFLYLSNRGHDSIAVFAVNAGDGTLTAAGHCPTGGRTPRNFAISPDGSWLLAANQESGTIHSFRRDADSGKLAPAPASLRIPAPVCVCFA; translated from the coding sequence ATGGCAGAAGCATCCACCACTTATACGCTGTACATAGGCTCTTACGGTGAAGCCCAGGATCCGACCGTCCATGCATGCCGGCTCGACGGCGTCACGGGAGAGCTGTCGGTATTCCAGAAGCTCGCCGGAATCGAGCAGGCTTCGTTCCTGGCCGTCCATCCCGCAGGCAACATGCTATACGCCGCCAGCGAAACCGGCGAGACGAGAGGGCAGCCCGGCGGCTCCGTCCATGCGCTGGCCATCGATCCGCAGAGCGGGGAGCTCGAGGTGCTCGGCGACCAGCTGACCCACGGTGAGCATCCCTGCCATGTCAGCCTGTCCCTTGACCGTCAAAGCCTGTACGTCTCCAATTACAGCGGAGGCAATGCGGCCGTCTTTCCGCTTGAAGCGGACGGGCAGCTGTCGGAGCCGGCTTCGGCGCTGATATCCGGGGAAGGCGAGCTCGGACCGGCAGCCGACCGGCAGGAGAAGCCTCATATCCACAGCGCCGGACCGGTTCCGGGCACTCCCTTTGTATACATATGCGATCTGGGCACCGACTCGGTCTATATGTACCGGCAGTCCGCCGACGGGCGCTCCCTGCTCAAGACCGGGACCGCCAGACTGGAGCCGGGAACCGGCCCCCGCCATGCGGCGATTCCAGCCGGCCTTCCCTATGTCTATGTAGCCGGAGAGCTGGATTCGTACGTGAACGTGCTTCGGATGGACAAGGAAACGGGCGCGCTGGAAATCGTGCAGCGGATTTCCGGCCTCCCGGAGGAATTCGACGGCACCAGCTGGGCGGCGGATATCCATCTCTCTCCCGACGGCAGGTTCCTGTACCTGTCCAACCGGGGCCATGACAGCATCGCCGTGTTCGCGGTCAACGCCGGCGACGGGACGCTGACGGCGGCGGGACACTGCCCGACCGGAGGCCGCACGCCGCGCAACTTCGCCATCTCTCCGGACGGCAGCTGGCTGCTCGCCGCCAACCAGGAGAGCGGCACGATCCATTCCTTCCGGAGGGATGCGGACAGCGGCAAGCTGGCTCCCGCGCCTGCTTCCTTGCGGATTCCGGCCCCGGTATGCGTCTGCTTCGCCTGA
- a CDS encoding MFS transporter, with translation MSASQSARIGAARTGTIYAILIAISAVHMLNDSMQSVIPALYPIFQDTLNISYTQIGWLTFTLQMTSSVMQPVVGLVSDRKPSPWMLPVGMLMSMIGMAGMAFAPSFGMLIFFIVFVGLGSAVFHPEGSRVVYFAAGGRRGFAQSIYQVGGNFGQSLAPLMTIFIFIPLGQRGAVWGTLLAVAAIIILLKVVPWYRKQLEQHGKPVKKAAVPRGELSFDARKRKNVVAFALSVLIFLVFARSWYGAAIGTFYQFYLIHDYGLSKQAAQVPLLLFMIAGVVGTFFGGMVSDRIGAKRTMLLSILGAAPFTLLLPHLPLVWMYPVAALIGLIIQASFSVSVVYAQELMPGRVGMASGLITGFAFGMGALGAVVLGKLGDIYGLQSVMYWTSVLPVAGALAFLLPRDRKEAAA, from the coding sequence ATGTCCGCTTCGCAATCGGCCCGGATCGGCGCAGCCCGCACCGGGACCATCTATGCGATTCTGATCGCCATCAGCGCCGTCCACATGCTCAATGATTCCATGCAATCCGTCATTCCCGCCCTCTATCCGATCTTCCAGGATACGCTGAACATCAGCTACACCCAGATCGGGTGGCTGACGTTCACGCTGCAGATGACCTCATCGGTGATGCAGCCGGTCGTCGGACTCGTCTCCGACCGCAAGCCTTCTCCCTGGATGCTGCCGGTCGGCATGCTCATGAGCATGATCGGCATGGCCGGCATGGCGTTCGCCCCGAGCTTCGGCATGCTTATCTTCTTCATCGTATTCGTCGGGCTCGGCTCGGCGGTCTTCCATCCGGAAGGCTCGCGCGTCGTTTATTTCGCCGCCGGGGGCAGGCGCGGCTTCGCCCAGTCGATCTACCAGGTCGGGGGCAACTTCGGCCAGTCTCTGGCGCCGCTCATGACGATCTTCATCTTCATCCCGCTCGGCCAGCGCGGCGCCGTCTGGGGCACGCTGCTGGCAGTCGCGGCGATCATCATCCTGCTGAAGGTGGTGCCGTGGTACCGCAAGCAGCTGGAGCAGCATGGCAAGCCGGTGAAGAAAGCGGCTGTGCCCAGAGGCGAGCTGTCCTTCGATGCGCGGAAGCGCAAAAATGTCGTCGCCTTCGCGCTGTCCGTGCTCATCTTTCTCGTGTTCGCCCGTTCCTGGTACGGCGCGGCGATCGGCACGTTCTACCAGTTCTACCTGATCCACGACTACGGCCTCAGCAAGCAGGCCGCTCAGGTGCCGCTGCTGCTGTTCATGATCGCGGGAGTCGTCGGAACCTTCTTCGGCGGGATGGTCTCGGACCGGATCGGGGCGAAGCGCACGATGCTGCTGTCCATCCTGGGAGCGGCGCCGTTCACGCTGCTGCTGCCGCATCTGCCGCTCGTGTGGATGTATCCCGTCGCCGCGCTGATCGGCCTGATCATCCAGGCCAGCTTCTCGGTCAGCGTCGTCTACGCGCAGGAGCTGATGCCGGGCCGGGTCGGCATGGCATCCGGACTCATCACGGGCTTCGCCTTCGGGATGGGCGCGCTCGGCGCCGTCGTTCTGGGCAAGCTTGGAGACATCTACGGCCTGCAGAGCGTCATGTACTGGACCAGCGTGCTGCCGGTCGCAGGCGCGCTTGCGTTCCTGCTCCCCCGCGACCGGAAGGAAGCGGCGGCGTAA
- a CDS encoding MFS transporter codes for MHQDQPSIAASQTDKERYPLSLYSLTVGAFAIGLTEFVIMGLLPEVAADLGVSVPKAGNLITGYALGVGIGAPVLALATARFPKKLLLSLLMVLFIIGNLGAALAPNYGLLLAARIFTSLAHGTFFGIGAVLAASLVSPRRRAGAVSVMMAGLTIANILGVPFGTFIGQELGWRMSFFVVAAMGAVTLVGLMTMIPSIKQTDDTNAARQIKALLQPKLFLVLITGAFGCCSLFSLFSYIKPLLTGVTGVAEGIVPWILVLFGCGVTIGNILGGKLADLKLMPTVIVSFLAQAVILALLGFADVSLPATLALIFLWGAASFSAMPGLQVRIMNLAKDAPALASTSNHAVLNFGNAFGAFFGGWIVLFFETAPGAYDYGVLPWTASAFSVIALLLALCLAAWDRRSAAAR; via the coding sequence ATGCACCAGGATCAACCGTCGATCGCGGCCTCGCAAACCGACAAGGAACGATACCCGCTCTCTCTCTACTCCCTCACGGTCGGAGCCTTCGCGATCGGCTTGACGGAATTCGTCATCATGGGCCTGCTTCCCGAAGTGGCCGCGGACCTCGGCGTAAGCGTGCCGAAGGCGGGCAACCTCATTACCGGCTACGCGCTCGGAGTCGGCATCGGCGCCCCCGTGCTTGCGCTCGCAACGGCACGCTTCCCCAAGAAGCTGCTTCTATCCCTGCTGATGGTGCTGTTCATCATCGGCAACCTGGGCGCCGCGCTGGCTCCCAACTACGGCCTCCTGCTGGCGGCCCGCATCTTCACCTCGCTTGCCCACGGCACCTTCTTCGGCATCGGCGCCGTGCTCGCGGCGAGCCTCGTCTCGCCCAGACGCCGAGCCGGAGCCGTGTCGGTCATGATGGCCGGCCTGACGATCGCCAACATTCTCGGCGTGCCGTTCGGAACCTTCATCGGACAGGAGCTTGGATGGCGGATGTCGTTCTTCGTCGTCGCGGCGATGGGCGCCGTCACGCTGGTCGGCCTGATGACCATGATTCCTTCGATCAAGCAGACGGACGACACCAACGCGGCCAGGCAGATCAAGGCTCTCCTTCAGCCCAAGCTGTTCCTCGTGCTGATCACGGGCGCCTTCGGCTGCTGCAGCCTGTTCAGCCTGTTCAGCTACATCAAGCCGCTGCTCACCGGCGTAACCGGCGTCGCCGAGGGCATCGTGCCCTGGATCCTCGTCCTGTTCGGCTGCGGCGTCACGATCGGCAACATCCTGGGAGGCAAGCTGGCCGACCTCAAGCTGATGCCGACGGTCATCGTCTCCTTCCTGGCCCAAGCGGTCATTCTGGCGCTGCTCGGCTTCGCCGACGTTTCCTTGCCCGCTACGCTCGCCCTCATCTTCCTGTGGGGAGCGGCGAGCTTCTCCGCCATGCCGGGGCTGCAGGTCCGCATCATGAACCTGGCCAAGGACGCGCCCGCCCTGGCTTCGACATCCAATCACGCCGTCCTGAACTTCGGCAACGCCTTCGGCGCCTTTTTCGGCGGCTGGATCGTGCTGTTCTTCGAGACAGCTCCCGGAGCTTACGACTACGGCGTGCTGCCGTGGACGGCGTCGGCATTCTCCGTGATCGCCCTGCTGCTCGCGCTCTGCCTGGCGGCATGGGACCGACGGAGCGCCGCCGCCCGCTGA
- a CDS encoding NUDIX hydrolase translates to MEPKWLEWAKQIQAIAQTGLAYGRDVYDIERFEALRELSVEIMESHTSAGKEEIRLAFASGSGYATPKVDVRGAIFREGRILLVRERSDGAWCLPGGWADIGLTPSQCVIKEIREETGFEARTVRLLAVMDKIRHGHPPDAQHIYKLFFHCEITGGHASGGVETSEVEFFGEDELPPLSLSRNTESQLRMMFQYGRKPDMPVYYD, encoded by the coding sequence ATGGAACCGAAGTGGCTCGAATGGGCAAAGCAAATCCAAGCCATCGCCCAGACTGGTCTTGCCTACGGGCGCGACGTCTATGACATCGAGCGTTTTGAAGCCTTGCGGGAGCTGAGCGTGGAGATTATGGAGTCGCATACCTCCGCGGGCAAGGAAGAGATCCGGCTCGCTTTCGCCAGCGGCTCCGGTTACGCCACGCCAAAGGTGGACGTGCGGGGAGCCATTTTCCGGGAAGGCCGCATTCTGCTCGTCCGGGAAAGATCGGACGGCGCCTGGTGCCTTCCCGGCGGCTGGGCGGATATCGGCCTGACCCCGAGTCAATGCGTGATCAAGGAGATCAGGGAAGAGACGGGCTTCGAAGCCCGGACGGTCCGGCTGCTTGCCGTCATGGACAAGATCCGGCACGGGCATCCTCCCGATGCGCAACATATCTACAAGCTTTTTTTCCACTGCGAGATCACGGGCGGGCATGCTTCCGGCGGCGTGGAGACGAGCGAGGTCGAGTTCTTCGGCGAGGACGAGCTGCCTCCCCTGTCGCTCAGCCGCAACACGGAAAGCCAGCTGCGCATGATGTTCCAGTACGGTCGGAAGCCGGACATGCCGGTCTATTACGATTAA
- a CDS encoding ThuA domain-containing protein, translating into MVVEVGRGGTVYVPDTGMAGDGSPRMGISMGRQLAAGRVKPRPARGAVLLGDGAGASYHPLQAVQEMILGALKDDFDAEATEDYSVLEAPPSGTGLIAAYTDRWKDPVTPEQAKGIIDFVGEGGGLVLIHSGISLAADPLLEQMIGARFLGHPPYQTLSFEPVVGKGGAHPIVQNIEPFDSPDEPYRYSFSRSKDREVILEYWLEGCCYPAAWVQRYGEGRIAVLMPGHDRASFESGQVQRLIRSASLWAAGRI; encoded by the coding sequence ATGGTTGTCGAAGTCGGAAGGGGAGGCACAGTCTATGTGCCGGATACAGGGATGGCGGGGGACGGTAGCCCACGCATGGGCATCTCGATGGGGAGGCAGCTGGCCGCCGGGCGCGTCAAGCCCCGGCCTGCAAGAGGCGCCGTGCTGCTGGGAGACGGCGCCGGCGCCTCTTATCATCCCTTGCAGGCTGTGCAGGAAATGATTCTCGGCGCCTTGAAGGATGATTTCGATGCGGAAGCGACGGAGGATTACAGCGTTCTCGAAGCACCTCCTTCCGGAACGGGATTGATAGCGGCGTATACCGACCGCTGGAAAGATCCCGTCACGCCGGAGCAGGCCAAGGGCATCATCGATTTTGTCGGCGAAGGAGGGGGACTCGTCCTTATCCATTCCGGGATCTCTCTCGCAGCCGATCCCCTGCTCGAGCAAATGATCGGAGCGCGGTTCCTCGGGCATCCCCCTTATCAGACCTTGTCCTTCGAGCCGGTCGTAGGCAAGGGCGGCGCGCATCCGATCGTACAGAATATCGAGCCCTTCGATTCCCCCGACGAGCCCTACCGCTATTCCTTCAGCAGGTCGAAGGACCGCGAGGTCATCCTGGAGTACTGGCTGGAAGGCTGCTGCTACCCCGCAGCCTGGGTGCAGCGGTACGGCGAAGGCCGGATCGCCGTCCTCATGCCGGGCCATGACCGGGCTTCCTTCGAGAGCGGCCAGGTGCAGCGGCTGATCCGCTCGGCGAGTCTGTGGGCCGCAGGCAGAATTTAA
- a CDS encoding methyl-accepting chemotaxis protein, whose translation MAFRQPETNQAKEQGMRSQDGKGKEEAGRRASGKASGKAAETGSAEQSRFAYKDRRKRNAIVLTTLTVYFALIAGLMASYGLGSSYTRTMLIPSGTILVLLWAGHVLRKLEGVVSYLSIALIGYMTITNFQYDSVSVLSALPAFFLLALGVMYNSRPALLYGSLSGAAMIVIKFTAYPSGTGTDANDLVYYLFYYIIVAGLMVSQSEVGRSILKRVSQFQLEAERTLERERQRDKVMRVSVRTLSEGMEGIRMNGHDNAASFQEMNTAFQEMSSGVNSQAESISDIAAKVSDSTSQLGSMMGTLGEMIGNIERTREASVSGTGVMEQLTDTIQRFQDSLKESKSDFEKLSGTIRDVLPMTASIQEVARQTNLLSLNASIEAARAGEHGAGFGVVASEIRKLAVTAGEAAERITASLDLAAARTESSASSMDANVQKMEESFALVDLTRSAFAGIGESVQRLHEDARTVGGEMDNVGASSKEVEEQVENFAAVMQQSSATLEELLATVETLTRQNAQLQERIEQSEEALRELAAEKESA comes from the coding sequence ATGGCATTCAGACAGCCGGAAACAAATCAAGCGAAAGAACAGGGCATGCGGTCTCAGGACGGCAAAGGCAAGGAGGAGGCTGGCAGGAGGGCTTCCGGAAAGGCTTCCGGAAAGGCGGCCGAGACAGGTTCAGCCGAGCAGAGCCGCTTCGCCTACAAGGACAGAAGAAAGCGCAATGCCATCGTATTGACCACCTTGACCGTCTATTTCGCCCTGATCGCAGGCTTGATGGCTTCATACGGGCTGGGATCCTCGTATACGCGGACGATGCTGATTCCTTCCGGCACCATCCTCGTCCTGTTATGGGCGGGGCATGTGCTGCGCAAGCTGGAAGGGGTCGTCTCCTACCTGAGCATCGCCCTGATCGGCTACATGACGATTACGAACTTCCAATACGACAGCGTCAGCGTCCTGTCGGCTCTGCCCGCGTTCTTTCTGCTTGCGCTCGGCGTCATGTACAACAGCAGGCCCGCGCTGCTGTACGGCAGCCTTAGCGGAGCCGCAATGATCGTCATCAAATTCACGGCTTACCCAAGCGGCACGGGAACCGATGCCAACGATCTCGTCTATTACCTGTTCTACTACATCATCGTGGCCGGGCTGATGGTCAGCCAGTCCGAGGTCGGCCGCTCCATCCTGAAGCGGGTAAGCCAGTTCCAGCTGGAGGCGGAGCGCACTCTGGAGCGCGAGCGGCAGCGGGACAAGGTCATGCGGGTGTCCGTGCGGACCCTCTCCGAGGGCATGGAGGGGATACGGATGAACGGCCACGACAATGCGGCCTCCTTCCAGGAAATGAATACCGCCTTCCAGGAAATGTCCTCAGGCGTGAACAGCCAGGCCGAATCCATTTCCGACATCGCAGCCAAAGTATCGGATTCCACCAGCCAGCTCGGGAGCATGATGGGCACGCTCGGAGAGATGATCGGCAACATCGAGCGGACAAGAGAGGCATCCGTGAGCGGCACCGGAGTCATGGAACAGCTGACGGATACGATTCAGCGCTTCCAGGACAGCTTGAAGGAGTCGAAGAGCGACTTCGAGAAGCTGAGCGGGACGATACGGGATGTCCTGCCTATGACCGCCTCCATCCAGGAGGTCGCGAGGCAGACGAACCTGCTTTCCCTCAACGCCAGCATCGAGGCGGCCCGGGCGGGAGAGCACGGAGCCGGCTTCGGCGTCGTCGCCTCCGAGATCCGCAAGCTTGCCGTAACGGCAGGCGAAGCCGCGGAGCGCATAACGGCCAGCCTCGACCTGGCGGCCGCGCGCACGGAAAGCTCGGCCTCGTCCATGGATGCCAATGTGCAGAAGATGGAGGAGAGCTTCGCGCTCGTCGACCTTACGCGCAGCGCGTTCGCCGGCATCGGGGAATCCGTCCAGCGGCTGCACGAGGACGCGAGGACGGTCGGCGGAGAGATGGACAATGTCGGCGCCTCCAGCAAGGAAGTGGAGGAGCAGGTGGAGAATTTCGCCGCTGTCATGCAGCAATCGTCGGCTACTCTGGAGGAGCTGCTGGCTACGGTCGAGACGCTGACGAGGCAGAATGCGCAGCTGCAGGAGCGCATCGAGCAATCGGAGGAAGCCTTGCGCGAGCTGGCGGCTGAGAAAGAGTCCGCTTAG